The alpha proteobacterium U9-1i genome includes a region encoding these proteins:
- a CDS encoding 4-hydroxy-3-methylbut-2-enyl diphosphate reductase, with translation MSASAKTPISVFLAAPRGFCAGVDRAIQIVERAIGKWGPPVYVRHEIVHNKHVVERLERLGAVFVEELDECPPDRPVIFSAHGVPKAVPAEAQRREMIFVDATCPLVSKVHVEAERHHEAGREIVLIGHAGHPEVIGTMGQLPAGAISLIETVEDAEAFAPRDPRSLAFVTQTTLSVDDTAEIVGVLQRRFPAMSAPHKEDICYATTNRQDAVKTLAERAELVLVIGSPKSSNSVRLVEVAKRAGARDAHLVNSADDVDWRWFDGVTNVGITAGASAPEDLVEDLVSAIASRFDAKVEEIVVTAEGVTFKLPRVLLDERV, from the coding sequence ATGTCCGCCTCGGCCAAAACGCCCATTTCCGTGTTCCTGGCGGCCCCTCGGGGCTTCTGCGCCGGGGTAGACCGGGCGATCCAGATCGTCGAACGGGCCATCGGGAAATGGGGCCCGCCGGTCTATGTCCGCCATGAGATTGTCCACAACAAGCATGTGGTCGAGCGGCTGGAGCGCCTGGGCGCGGTATTCGTCGAGGAATTGGACGAGTGCCCGCCGGACCGGCCGGTGATCTTTTCCGCCCATGGCGTGCCTAAGGCGGTGCCAGCGGAGGCACAACGGCGCGAGATGATCTTTGTCGACGCCACCTGCCCGCTGGTGTCGAAGGTGCATGTGGAGGCCGAGCGGCACCACGAAGCCGGCCGCGAAATCGTCTTGATCGGCCATGCCGGGCATCCCGAAGTGATCGGCACCATGGGCCAGCTTCCGGCCGGCGCCATCAGTCTGATCGAGACCGTGGAGGACGCTGAAGCGTTCGCGCCGCGCGACCCGCGCAGTCTCGCCTTCGTGACGCAGACGACATTGTCGGTAGACGATACCGCCGAGATCGTCGGCGTGCTGCAGCGGCGCTTCCCAGCCATGAGCGCGCCGCACAAGGAAGATATTTGCTACGCCACGACGAACCGTCAGGACGCGGTCAAAACGCTCGCGGAGCGCGCGGAATTGGTGCTGGTGATCGGTTCCCCCAAAAGCTCCAACTCGGTTCGGTTGGTGGAAGTCGCCAAACGCGCCGGCGCGCGCGATGCGCACCTCGTCAACTCCGCCGACGACGTGGATTGGCGTTGGTTCGACGGCGTGACCAATGTGGGGATCACCGCAGGCGCAAGCGCACCGGAAGATTTGGTTGAGGATCTGGTCTCGGCGATCGCTTCGCGCTTCGATGCGAAGGTGGAAGAGATCGTGGTCACCGCTGAAGGCGTCACGTTCAAATTGCCGCGCGTGCTGCTGGACGAACGTGTCTGA
- a CDS encoding D-glycerate 3-kinase, plant type, with translation MSDPLADLITQLVADARAAHPERPALIGVGGAQGSGKSFQCAAFAKAHPGVAHFSLDDVYLTRAEREQLAEALHPLFVTRGPPGTHDLSLARGVIARLGSPLVTELPRFEKAADDRAPEITWPTFQGPAETILVDGWCMGAVAPAMSPAFNEVERADDEGAWREASAAFLDTDYTPFFDAFDAIVYLQAPSFEIVRRWRGEQEEKMLGRAMTESERAALDRFIMHYERLTRSMLAGFHRAGWVVHLDEARNVVRLEER, from the coding sequence GTGTCTGATCCGCTTGCTGACTTGATCACGCAGCTCGTCGCGGACGCGCGCGCCGCGCATCCGGAGCGGCCAGCCTTGATTGGTGTCGGTGGCGCGCAAGGTTCAGGCAAAAGCTTCCAATGCGCGGCGTTCGCCAAAGCCCATCCCGGTGTCGCGCATTTCTCGCTGGACGATGTGTATTTGACGCGCGCCGAACGCGAACAGCTGGCCGAAGCACTGCATCCGCTGTTCGTGACGCGCGGCCCACCAGGCACGCACGACCTCTCGCTTGCGCGCGGGGTGATCGCGCGCCTCGGCTCGCCGCTGGTGACGGAGCTGCCTCGGTTCGAGAAGGCCGCCGATGATCGCGCGCCGGAAATCACTTGGCCGACGTTCCAGGGGCCGGCCGAGACGATCCTGGTTGACGGCTGGTGCATGGGCGCGGTCGCGCCGGCGATGAGCCCAGCGTTCAACGAGGTTGAACGCGCTGATGACGAAGGCGCTTGGCGCGAAGCCAGCGCGGCATTCCTCGACACCGATTACACGCCTTTCTTCGACGCCTTCGACGCAATCGTGTATTTGCAGGCGCCCAGCTTTGAGATCGTGCGGCGCTGGCGCGGGGAACAGGAAGAAAAGATGCTGGGGCGCGCGATGACCGAGAGCGAACGTGCAGCGCTCGATCGCTTCATCATGCATTATGAGCGACTGACGCGCTCGATGCTGGCGGGCTTTCATCGCGCGGGCTGGGTTGTGCATCTGGACGAAGCGCGGAATGTTGTCCGCCTCGAAGAACGCTGA
- a CDS encoding homoserine kinase, protein MAVYTHLSDTELNALLADYDLGEATGFHGIAEGVENTNFALTTTKGRFILTLFEKRVAEADLPFFVGVMARLAERGFPAPQPAPTKAGARITRVKEKPAAIVSFLDGVWPRAPNARHCAVIGEALARMHNALSGFETERRNALGPQGWAPLIEPNLRLADELRPGLAADISADLAHTVSSWPRDLPRGVIHADLFPDNAMFVGERLSGVIDFYFACTDFLAYDLAVCLNAWCFERERDFNFTKGQAMIAAYEKVRPLTNAERDALPLLARGAALRFFATRLADWSATPEGALVKPKDPLEYANKLAFHRTARNVADYGG, encoded by the coding sequence ATGGCTGTTTACACGCACCTCTCCGACACTGAGTTGAACGCGCTGCTTGCGGATTATGATCTGGGCGAGGCAACGGGCTTTCACGGCATCGCCGAGGGCGTGGAGAACACGAATTTCGCGCTGACGACGACGAAGGGCCGCTTCATTCTCACATTGTTCGAGAAGCGCGTGGCGGAAGCGGATTTGCCGTTCTTCGTCGGCGTAATGGCGCGGCTGGCGGAGCGCGGCTTCCCCGCGCCGCAACCGGCGCCGACGAAAGCTGGCGCGCGCATCACGCGGGTGAAGGAGAAGCCCGCGGCGATCGTGAGCTTTCTCGACGGCGTCTGGCCGCGGGCGCCGAACGCGCGCCATTGCGCGGTGATCGGCGAAGCTTTGGCGCGCATGCACAACGCGCTTAGCGGCTTTGAGACGGAGCGGCGCAATGCGCTTGGCCCGCAAGGCTGGGCGCCGTTGATCGAGCCGAATTTGCGTCTGGCGGATGAACTGCGGCCGGGCCTCGCGGCGGATATTTCCGCCGACCTCGCACACACCGTCTCTAGCTGGCCGCGCGATCTGCCGCGCGGCGTGATCCATGCGGATTTGTTTCCGGACAATGCGATGTTCGTGGGCGAGCGGCTCTCCGGCGTGATCGATTTCTATTTCGCCTGCACGGATTTCCTCGCTTACGATTTGGCGGTGTGCCTGAACGCCTGGTGCTTCGAGCGCGAGCGCGATTTCAATTTCACCAAGGGCCAAGCGATGATCGCGGCCTACGAAAAAGTGCGCCCGCTGACGAACGCCGAACGCGACGCGCTTCCCCTGCTCGCGCGCGGCGCCGCTTTGCGCTTCTTCGCGACGCGCCTCGCCGATTGGAGCGCAACGCCGGAGGGCGCGCTGGTGAAGCCGAAGGATCCGCTGGAATATGCCAACAAGCTCGCGTTTCATCGGACTGCGAGAAACGTCGCCGACTACGGCGGATAA
- a CDS encoding ribonuclease HI, producing the protein MQLGAHEKELSGAEAATTNNRMELMGAIEALNALKKPSKVKLHVDSKYVMDGATKWIHGWKKNGWKTADKKPVKNDDLWRALEAALAPHEVEWKWVKGHADDEMNNRADELARNAIKTLR; encoded by the coding sequence TTGCAACTCGGCGCTCACGAGAAAGAACTCTCCGGCGCGGAAGCGGCGACGACCAACAACCGCATGGAGCTGATGGGCGCGATTGAGGCGCTCAATGCGCTGAAGAAGCCCAGCAAGGTGAAGCTGCACGTCGATTCAAAATACGTGATGGACGGCGCCACCAAGTGGATTCACGGCTGGAAAAAGAACGGCTGGAAAACCGCCGACAAGAAGCCGGTGAAGAACGACGATCTCTGGCGCGCGCTCGAAGCCGCGCTCGCGCCGCACGAGGTCGAGTGGAAATGGGTGAAGGGCCACGCCGACGACGAGATGAACAACCGCGCCGATGAACTGGCGCGGAACGCGATCAAAACGCTGCGCTAG
- a CDS encoding putative activity regulator of membrane protease YbbK has protein sequence MDALLALLALIEPQHWLVLGLVLLIAEMASGTTYLLWPAVAAFITALVAFFGVDAWLQLTLFAVLVIALTYFGRPLVQSLRKRDDSNLNERGQALIGTRGIVTEFANGAGAVKLGDTVWRAVSDEALTSGESVQVDAVDGVTLKVKRA, from the coding sequence ATGGACGCGCTTCTGGCTCTCCTTGCACTGATCGAGCCGCAACATTGGCTCGTGCTTGGCCTGGTGTTGTTGATCGCCGAGATGGCGAGCGGCACCACGTATTTGCTCTGGCCCGCGGTGGCGGCGTTCATCACGGCTTTGGTGGCGTTCTTTGGCGTCGATGCGTGGCTTCAGCTCACATTGTTCGCGGTGCTGGTGATCGCGCTGACCTATTTCGGCCGTCCGCTGGTGCAAAGCCTGCGCAAACGAGACGACTCCAATCTCAACGAGCGCGGCCAGGCGTTGATCGGCACGCGAGGAATCGTCACGGAATTCGCAAACGGCGCGGGCGCCGTGAAGCTCGGCGATACGGTGTGGCGCGCGGTGAGCGACGAAGCTTTGACGTCCGGGGAAAGCGTGCAGGTGGACGCGGTTGACGGCGTCACGCTGAAAGTGAAGCGCGCCTAG
- a CDS encoding putative stomatin/prohibitin-family membrane protease subunit YbbK produces the protein MFSVPIFLAIMALFLAFSAIKVVPQGRQFTIERFGRYTGALKPGITFIIPFVDRIGHRMSMMEAVLDVPRQDVITKDNAVVSVDAVVFIQVIDAGRAAYEVENYKQAILNLCLTNIRTVVGSMDLDEVLSQRDSINARLLGVIDAATTAWGTKVMRVEIKDLAPPADLTQAMARQMKAERERRAQILEAEGDKQAAILRAEGAKQSAILEAEGRKEAAFRDAEAREREAEAEGKATEMVSAAISKGDVNAIRYFLGLKYVEAFGQLATSNQQRTVIVPADLSGLSGLVEGLRALNAQGESFTSVPPTR, from the coding sequence ATGTTCTCCGTCCCGATTTTCCTCGCCATTATGGCGTTGTTCCTGGCGTTCAGCGCCATCAAGGTTGTGCCGCAAGGCCGGCAGTTCACGATCGAACGCTTCGGCCGATACACCGGCGCGCTGAAGCCCGGCATCACGTTCATCATCCCATTCGTCGATCGCATCGGCCATCGCATGTCGATGATGGAAGCGGTGCTCGACGTGCCGCGCCAAGATGTGATCACCAAGGACAACGCCGTCGTCTCCGTTGACGCCGTCGTGTTCATTCAGGTGATCGACGCCGGCCGCGCCGCCTACGAGGTGGAAAACTACAAGCAGGCGATCCTCAATCTCTGCCTGACCAACATCCGCACCGTCGTCGGCTCGATGGACCTCGACGAAGTGCTGTCGCAGCGCGATTCAATCAACGCGCGTCTGCTTGGCGTGATTGACGCGGCGACGACGGCCTGGGGCACAAAAGTGATGCGCGTCGAGATCAAGGATCTCGCGCCGCCGGCGGATCTCACCCAAGCCATGGCGCGGCAGATGAAAGCCGAACGCGAACGCCGCGCACAAATCCTTGAAGCCGAGGGCGACAAGCAAGCGGCGATCCTGCGCGCCGAAGGCGCCAAGCAATCGGCGATTCTTGAAGCGGAGGGCCGCAAGGAAGCCGCTTTCCGCGATGCTGAAGCGCGCGAACGCGAAGCGGAAGCCGAAGGTAAAGCCACTGAAATGGTGTCGGCGGCGATCTCCAAGGGCGACGTCAACGCGATCCGCTACTTCCTTGGCTTGAAGTACGTGGAAGCGTTTGGCCAACTCGCGACGTCGAACCAGCAACGCACCGTGATCGTGCCCGCTGACCTTTCGGGCCTTTCGGGCTTGGTTGAGGGCTTGCGCGCGCTGAACGCGCAGGGCGAGAGCTTTACCTCCGTTCCGCCGACGCGCTAG
- a CDS encoding peroxiredoxin encodes MIKVGDKLPEASFNVPGPDGMKTMSTADVFAGKTVALFAVPGAFTPTCSVKHLPSFKEKAPELKAKGVDLIACTAVNDHFVMGAWAKQQECADDITMLADGSGAFAKATGLDADFSKFGMGTRSKRYSMIVKDGVVRELNVEEGGEYKVSSAEHMLTQL; translated from the coding sequence ATGATCAAAGTCGGCGATAAGCTTCCGGAAGCCAGCTTCAACGTGCCAGGCCCGGACGGCATGAAAACCATGAGCACGGCGGACGTATTCGCCGGCAAAACGGTGGCTTTGTTCGCCGTGCCGGGCGCGTTCACGCCGACATGCTCCGTGAAGCATCTGCCGAGCTTCAAGGAAAAGGCCCCCGAGTTGAAAGCGAAGGGCGTGGATTTGATCGCCTGCACGGCGGTCAATGATCATTTCGTCATGGGCGCGTGGGCAAAGCAGCAAGAATGCGCCGACGACATCACCATGCTCGCGGACGGCTCAGGCGCCTTCGCCAAAGCGACAGGCCTCGACGCGGACTTCTCAAAGTTCGGCATGGGTACGCGTTCCAAGCGATATTCAATGATCGTCAAGGACGGCGTGGTACGAGAGCTGAACGTCGAAGAAGGTGGTGAATACAAGGTTTCCAGCGCCGAGCACATGCTCACGCAATTGTAG
- a CDS encoding hypothetical protein (UPF0301 protein YqgE) yields MTDTLAGKLLVAMPGIGDPRFDHSVILMCQHDGEHAMGLVINKPKEQLTLSDVLDHLGISATGASAQRAVMDGGPVRPDRGYVLHTPDFTTKGATQPVAPGINLTATRDVLEAVAGEHAPERFVLALGHSGWGAGQLEDELKKNAWLVVEASDAIVFGEGHDDKWQRAIKSLGIDPGQLMGDMGRA; encoded by the coding sequence ATGACCGATACGCTCGCGGGAAAACTGCTGGTGGCCATGCCGGGGATCGGCGATCCCCGCTTCGATCATTCCGTCATTCTGATGTGCCAGCACGACGGCGAGCACGCGATGGGCTTGGTGATCAACAAACCAAAAGAGCAGCTGACGCTGTCTGACGTGCTCGATCATCTCGGCATCAGCGCGACCGGCGCTTCAGCGCAACGCGCGGTGATGGATGGCGGGCCAGTGCGGCCCGATCGCGGTTACGTGCTGCATACGCCGGACTTCACCACCAAAGGCGCGACGCAGCCGGTGGCGCCTGGCATCAACCTCACGGCAACGCGCGACGTATTGGAAGCGGTCGCCGGCGAACACGCGCCAGAACGCTTCGTCCTCGCCCTCGGCCATTCGGGCTGGGGTGCTGGCCAGCTTGAGGATGAGCTAAAGAAGAACGCTTGGCTCGTCGTCGAGGCGAGTGATGCGATCGTGTTCGGCGAAGGTCACGACGACAAATGGCAGCGCGCCATCAAATCACTGGGTATCGATCCGGGCCAATTGATGGGCGACATGGGGCGGGCTTGA
- a CDS encoding ribosomal-protein-S5p-alanine acetyltransferase yields MVLMRRDESGARRVDGQGVYLRAPELRDYQDWADLREASRAYLLPWEPTWSADELSRGSYRYKLRRYTEDARDDRAYAFFVFRQDDDDLVGGITLSNVRRGVAQMASCGYWAAQEHAGKGYITAAVRAVVAYAFDDVGLHRVEAACQPDNLASRRVLEKAGFTHEGQAKAYLKINGAWRDHLLWGVCKIG; encoded by the coding sequence ATGGTGCTGATGCGCAGAGATGAATCGGGTGCGCGCCGCGTCGACGGCCAGGGCGTGTATCTGCGCGCGCCGGAGCTGCGCGACTATCAGGATTGGGCCGATTTGCGCGAAGCGAGCCGCGCCTATCTGCTGCCATGGGAGCCGACATGGTCAGCCGATGAACTCTCGCGCGGCTCCTACCGCTACAAGCTCCGCCGCTACACCGAGGACGCACGTGACGATCGCGCCTATGCGTTCTTCGTGTTCCGCCAAGATGATGACGATCTCGTTGGCGGCATCACGCTTTCCAACGTTCGCCGTGGCGTCGCGCAGATGGCGTCGTGCGGGTATTGGGCGGCGCAGGAGCACGCGGGGAAGGGCTACATCACCGCCGCTGTGCGCGCTGTCGTCGCCTACGCGTTCGACGATGTGGGTCTGCATCGCGTCGAGGCAGCCTGCCAGCCGGACAATCTCGCTTCACGCCGCGTGCTGGAGAAAGCGGGTTTCACGCACGAAGGCCAAGCGAAGGCGTATCTCAAGATCAACGGCGCCTGGCGCGATCATTTGCTTTGGGGCGTTTGCAAAATTGGGTGA
- a CDS encoding mitochondrial processing peptidase-like protein, translated as MSELELRTLPNGVRVALDPMPGIGTAALGVWQRVGARWEPAAINGVAHLFEHMAFKGAGSRDARQFAEAIENVGGVVNAATSYERTSYYARVLAEHAPMALDMLADIVLAPHWNADDLEKEKGVVAQERGEAFDVPDDRVFELHQAALYPDQPLGRPILGEEASLANVSIETLEAFREAHLAPERVIISIAGAFNREVFLDAAQRRFGAIAAKPAQERAPARAVAGVAKEARKLEQAHVVFSWPAPAAGSSDGFAVRLLSEIFGGGMASRLFQEVRETRGLVYTIDSFLDTFEDDGRLCVYAGCTAANAPAVAEIVRAELAAIAATGVTTAELARAKAIARAQLLMGLEAPSSRAGARAAQAFLYGRLIPETEIVARIEAVTPEAIRALAAKALAGPGCVAVIGPKAGHGAIEAFQAHS; from the coding sequence ATGAGCGAGCTAGAACTCCGCACGCTCCCCAACGGCGTTCGCGTCGCGCTCGACCCTATGCCGGGCATCGGCACCGCCGCGCTGGGCGTTTGGCAGCGGGTCGGCGCGCGTTGGGAGCCGGCGGCGATTAATGGGGTCGCGCACCTCTTCGAGCACATGGCGTTCAAAGGCGCAGGCAGCCGTGACGCGCGCCAGTTCGCCGAAGCGATCGAAAACGTTGGCGGCGTCGTCAACGCCGCAACCAGCTATGAGCGCACCTCGTATTACGCGCGGGTGCTCGCCGAACACGCGCCGATGGCGCTCGATATGCTGGCCGACATCGTACTCGCGCCGCATTGGAACGCGGACGATCTGGAGAAAGAGAAGGGCGTCGTTGCGCAGGAACGAGGCGAGGCGTTCGATGTGCCGGACGACCGCGTATTCGAGCTCCACCAAGCCGCGCTCTATCCCGATCAGCCGCTCGGCCGGCCGATCCTGGGTGAAGAGGCCAGCCTCGCGAATGTCAGCATCGAGACGCTTGAAGCGTTTCGCGAAGCGCACTTGGCGCCCGAGCGAGTAATCATCTCGATCGCCGGTGCGTTCAATCGCGAGGTGTTTCTCGACGCGGCGCAGCGCCGGTTCGGTGCGATAGCGGCAAAGCCTGCGCAAGAGCGGGCGCCAGCGCGCGCCGTTGCGGGCGTGGCCAAGGAAGCGCGCAAGCTTGAGCAAGCGCATGTCGTGTTCTCGTGGCCAGCGCCGGCAGCGGGATCTTCGGATGGTTTCGCGGTGCGCCTGCTGTCGGAGATCTTCGGCGGCGGCATGGCCTCGCGCCTCTTTCAAGAGGTCCGCGAGACGCGCGGCCTCGTCTACACGATCGATTCTTTCCTCGACACGTTCGAGGATGACGGGCGCCTGTGCGTCTATGCCGGCTGCACCGCCGCCAACGCACCAGCCGTCGCCGAGATCGTTCGCGCCGAACTTGCGGCGATCGCCGCGACTGGCGTCACCACCGCCGAACTCGCGCGCGCCAAAGCGATCGCACGGGCGCAATTGCTGATGGGTCTGGAGGCGCCGTCCTCACGCGCTGGCGCGCGCGCCGCGCAGGCTTTCCTGTATGGGCGCCTCATACCGGAAACCGAGATCGTTGCGCGCATCGAAGCGGTGACCCCGGAGGCGATCCGCGCGCTCGCCGCCAAGGCGCTTGCCGGCCCCGGCTGCGTCGCTGTGATTGGCCCCAAGGCGGGGCATGGCGCGATCGAGGCGTTTCAGGCACACTCCTGA
- a CDS encoding threonine synthase → MRYISTRGQAPAVGFLDAVLAGLAPDGGLYVPESWPTIISISATGHYAGAAMNVLTSFAGDDLNPETCAKLANKAYIDPPTLDETQWRAKWPETVTPLVHLGPGDWILELFHGPSLSFKDVAMQFIGPLFDHALAQRNEKLSVVCATSGDTGGAAVEAIQGSARSDLFVLMPKGRVSDVQKRFMTASGAANVHAIDIDGDFDACQAIVKALFADRDFSARARLSGVNSINWARIVAQSVYFHVSANILSASGPVNYIVPTGNFGDAFSGFVAKMCGAPIGKIVMATNANDILVRALKTGRYERAAHSHATLSPAMDIQVASNFERILFEAVGRDGAVVQRLYHQFAQSGGFDIPEPALAFLREHFDAASVSNEETQRAMRGYWNDGHFGYLACPHTAVGLYARAKLASPLGGVLVTLATAHPAKFPDTVEQATGVRPPLPAKCADLFDRPERVDTLPADAEAVKRFIRERSRAWS, encoded by the coding sequence ATGCGGTACATCTCAACACGCGGGCAGGCGCCTGCCGTCGGATTTCTCGACGCCGTGCTCGCGGGGCTCGCGCCGGACGGCGGGCTCTATGTGCCTGAGAGCTGGCCCACGATCATCAGCATCTCCGCGACCGGCCACTATGCTGGCGCGGCGATGAACGTGCTGACGTCGTTCGCTGGCGACGATCTCAATCCCGAGACCTGCGCGAAGCTCGCGAATAAAGCGTACATTGACCCGCCCACACTCGACGAAACGCAATGGCGCGCGAAGTGGCCGGAAACTGTTACTCCGCTGGTCCACCTCGGCCCTGGCGATTGGATACTCGAACTTTTCCACGGGCCGTCGCTCTCGTTCAAGGACGTGGCGATGCAGTTCATTGGCCCGCTGTTCGATCACGCACTCGCGCAGCGCAACGAAAAGCTCAGCGTCGTCTGCGCCACCTCCGGCGATACCGGCGGCGCGGCGGTTGAAGCCATCCAAGGCAGCGCGCGCAGCGATCTATTCGTGCTGATGCCCAAGGGCCGCGTCTCCGACGTGCAGAAGCGTTTCATGACCGCGTCCGGCGCCGCGAACGTCCACGCGATCGACATCGACGGCGATTTCGACGCTTGCCAGGCCATCGTGAAAGCTTTGTTCGCGGATCGCGATTTCTCCGCGCGCGCGCGGCTCTCGGGCGTGAACTCGATCAATTGGGCGCGCATCGTCGCGCAATCGGTCTACTTCCACGTCTCCGCGAACATCCTTTCCGCGTCCGGTCCGGTGAATTACATCGTTCCGACCGGCAATTTCGGCGACGCGTTCTCAGGTTTTGTCGCCAAAATGTGCGGCGCGCCGATTGGCAAGATCGTCATGGCCACGAACGCCAATGACATCCTTGTCCGCGCGCTGAAAACCGGCCGCTACGAACGCGCCGCGCACTCGCACGCCACACTTTCGCCGGCGATGGACATCCAAGTCGCGAGCAATTTCGAGCGCATTCTATTCGAAGCGGTTGGCCGCGACGGCGCCGTCGTGCAGCGCCTCTACCACCAGTTCGCCCAATCCGGCGGCTTCGACATTCCCGAGCCCGCGCTCGCCTTCTTGCGCGAACATTTCGATGCGGCGTCTGTGAGCAATGAAGAAACGCAACGCGCCATGCGCGGTTACTGGAATGACGGGCATTTCGGCTATCTCGCGTGCCCGCACACTGCGGTGGGCCTTTATGCACGCGCAAAGCTCGCCTCGCCGCTTGGCGGCGTGCTCGTCACGCTCGCCACCGCCCACCCCGCGAAATTCCCGGACACAGTGGAGCAGGCGACAGGCGTGCGCCCGCCATTGCCAGCCAAGTGCGCCGATCTGTTCGACCGCCCCGAGCGTGTCGACACGCTCCCCGCTGACGCTGAAGCGGTGAAGCGCTTCATCCGCGAACGGAGCCGGGCATGGAGTTGA
- a CDS encoding cytochrome oxidase biogenesis protein Surf1 translates to MIRFRPLPLMSVMSIVALAVLMMAGRWQWEKYELKLAAAAAPVPEMTIASYQPLEGGLQFVYGNRTDTREQGWRVFTPVQYGDEVVFIDADFVPGVSPPDPREVRVPASLRYSQPFSGASIRPSPPAPLTLAPRPLERLWFAVDLDAMGRNAGAEHVADYYLAGDYVGEDGRAHRNPFARAPGADELPPARHLGYALTWYGLALVLLVIYFAYHVSVKRLVLAPPRPPED, encoded by the coding sequence ATGATCCGCTTCCGCCCGCTGCCGCTGATGAGCGTGATGTCGATTGTTGCGCTGGCCGTGCTGATGATGGCCGGGCGTTGGCAGTGGGAAAAGTACGAGTTGAAGCTCGCCGCCGCCGCCGCGCCGGTGCCGGAAATGACGATCGCGAGCTATCAGCCGCTCGAAGGTGGTTTGCAGTTTGTCTATGGCAACCGCACAGACACCCGCGAGCAGGGATGGCGCGTCTTCACGCCGGTGCAGTACGGCGACGAAGTCGTGTTTATTGACGCGGATTTCGTGCCGGGCGTATCGCCGCCCGATCCGCGCGAAGTGCGCGTGCCGGCGTCGCTGCGCTACAGCCAGCCGTTCAGCGGCGCATCCATTCGGCCTAGTCCGCCGGCGCCGTTGACGCTCGCGCCACGCCCGTTGGAACGGCTTTGGTTCGCGGTCGATCTCGACGCCATGGGCCGCAACGCCGGCGCCGAGCATGTCGCCGATTATTACCTCGCTGGCGATTATGTCGGCGAAGACGGTCGCGCCCATCGCAATCCGTTCGCGCGCGCGCCGGGCGCGGACGAATTGCCCCCGGCACGGCACCTTGGATACGCGCTGACGTGGTATGGCCTCGCGCTGGTGCTGCTGGTGATCTATTTCGCCTATCATGTGAGCGTGAAGCGGCTCGTCCTCGCGCCGCCGCGCCCGCCGGAAGACTGA
- a CDS encoding cytochrome c oxidase polypeptide III, which translates to MAHGSDVKHDYHLVNPSPWPFVASIGALLAAIGAVVLWKGLSPDENNFFLGKGHWTLFTIGSVILVLTCIGWWGDVIKESKAGDHTPVVDIGLRYGMILFIASEIMFFVAWFWMFFELAIFHEHRAAWAVPNWDEATAAAWANWPPPHVETFDPFHLPLINTLILLLSGTTVTWAHHALQVGDRKGARNGLILTVLLGALFTWVQFGVEYPEAGFAFGNSAGEHPVTIANVYGASFFMATGFHGAHVIIGTIFLAVCLLRLLYGQFTPQKHFGLEAAAWYWHFVDVVWLFLFTFVYVTPYLVMQ; encoded by the coding sequence ATGGCGCACGGCAGCGACGTCAAGCACGACTATCACTTGGTGAACCCGAGCCCGTGGCCGTTCGTGGCCTCGATCGGCGCGCTGTTGGCTGCCATCGGCGCGGTCGTGCTGTGGAAGGGCCTCTCGCCGGACGAGAACAATTTCTTCCTGGGCAAAGGCCATTGGACGCTCTTCACGATCGGCTCCGTGATCCTGGTCCTCACCTGCATCGGCTGGTGGGGCGATGTGATCAAGGAAAGCAAGGCCGGCGATCACACGCCTGTGGTGGATATCGGCCTGCGCTACGGAATGATCCTCTTCATCGCCTCGGAGATCATGTTCTTCGTGGCCTGGTTCTGGATGTTCTTCGAGCTTGCGATCTTCCACGAGCATCGCGCCGCCTGGGCGGTGCCGAACTGGGATGAAGCAACCGCCGCCGCGTGGGCCAACTGGCCGCCGCCACACGTGGAAACGTTCGATCCTTTCCATCTGCCGCTGATCAATACGCTCATCCTGCTGCTCTCGGGTACGACGGTGACGTGGGCGCACCACGCTTTGCAGGTCGGCGATCGCAAGGGCGCGCGCAATGGCCTCATCCTCACGGTGCTGCTCGGCGCGTTGTTCACGTGGGTACAGTTTGGCGTCGAGTATCCGGAAGCGGGCTTCGCCTTCGGCAATTCCGCCGGCGAACATCCGGTGACGATCGCCAACGTCTACGGCGCGTCGTTCTTCATGGCGACGGGCTTCCACGGCGCGCATGTGATCATCGGCACAATCTTCCTGGCGGTGTGCTTGCTGCGCTTGCTCTATGGCCAGTTCACGCCGCAGAAGCATTTCGGCCTCGAGGCCGCGGCCTGGTACTGGCACTTCGTTGACGTGGTGTGGCTCTTCCTCTTCACGTTCGTGTACGTGACGCCGTATCTCGTGATGCAATAG